The nucleotide window ACGATATCACATTTTTCCAAAAACAGCAGGAAACAGGGTTTTCACTCAAAATAGATGCTGAGCTGAAAAAAGGAGCCCATCTTTTCAAAACCGGAACAGGTTTTGATAAGAGAACAGTAAGAATCTATTCTATCAAGGGTTATGACCGGAATATCAAATCCAATGTTGCAGGCCTGTGCAACTACCTGTATTCGGAATATATTGACAAATCAACAGACATCTCAGGAGAAAAAGGTATTGGGATCAACGAATATGTAACAACCTTCGGATACGACGGACTTGGAAATCCCACAGATAAAAGCACAATGGCATTTGACGGCCCCCGCAGGCCTGTTACAATTTACGCATACATTGAAGATGCTTATAAAAAAGATATTGTGGAAATTTATGCAGGCCTTCGTATGGACAGATTCAGTACACACGCTCTTGTTTTTCCGGATCCAAAGATGCCGCCGGAACCTATATACAGACTGGGCCGCTATTTTCAGAACGAGGATAAATTTACAAATGCCAAGGCCCAAACCTTTTTTCAGCCCCGTATCCGAATGACATTAACGCCTTCTTCTCAAATACAGATGCATGTCTCATGGGGAAAATACGCTCAGATGCCGCAGTTTAAAAACATTTATACAAGCAGATACCGGCTGATGGACTATGTATATGACGGCTATCTGCATTTTAATGTACAGGGGCCCTATGCCAGCGCAGCAACAACCACACAGACAGAAGCAGGTATAACAGGCATGATTTCTTCCTGTTTTTCAGGTTCAGTAACAGCATACAGTTCGATATCTTCAAATCTTCTCGAATACGGACACCAAAACACACTGCTTCAGGAATTTTCTCGGAAGAAATACCCCATTCTCAAAAACACGGGGATTTTAAGCAGCAAAGGGCTTGAAATCTCAGGAACTTTTTACAAAAACGGTCTTTTATTAAAAGGCAATTATACAATTTCACAGGTAACTGGTACATCGACCTATCCTATGTCTGTCTGGTATGATGAAAATGATTATGATGAAAATCCTCACACTGCAGTTCTTCGGCCTTTAGAATATAATCAGCCTCAAAGGCTCAATCTTCTGTGCAGCTACAAATCAGGAAGGAATGCGCCGATACCTGTAAGAAATATAACTGCTTCAATGCTGCTTCAGTACAGCAGCGGACACAGCTTTTCCGTGTGGGACGGTTGTGTCTGCTCATGCAGCAACACTTCCGACCTCGGAGGAATGCTTCTGGATTATGACCCGCGGTGCAGAAGCAGCAGAATTGCGGAAATTCTTACTCCTGCAGTATATACTTTTGACGCAAAAATTGAAAAACCTTTTTACATAGGCAGTATCAGAATGTCTGCATATATTTATGCCCACAACCTGTTTAACAGAAAAAACATTCTTCACGTTTACTGGCGTACCGGTTCTGCAGGTTCCGACGGTTATCTGCAAAAATATTATTCCTTTTTAAAACAATATTACCCTGATGAATATTTTACATTTTACAATATTGTTAACAACGGGCACAGACAGCACTTTGCCAGAGCCCACGGAGGAGACCTGTACGGACACCCCCGTGAAATCCGGTTCGGGATTAAAATTTTATTAAACTGACAAAAACGCCATCCCCTACCTCCTGAGTACTTGGGAGGTTGGTACAAAGTGCAAATCTATCCGAACAGCTCCTTTAAAACATCTGCTGCATAAAAAACCTCTTCTCTTGAAACATCGAGATGTGTCACCAGCCGCAGCATTCTCTCGCCGAGAGCGAGAACAAGAACGTGTTTTTCCGCAAGCATGTCTGCAGCATCCTGAGCATTCAACCTCTCGTGAGTGACTGTTACAATTACTATGTTTGTCTGAACGCTGTCAAGATCAACTTCAAAACCATTAAGGGAGTTTATTGTTTCCGCAAGAATTTTTGCGTGTTTGTGATCTTCTGCAACACGGTCAAAATTATTCTCAACAGCATACAAGGCTCCTGCCGCTATAATGCCTGCCTGGCGCATGCCTCCGCCGTAAATTTTTCTGTATCTTCTTGCTCTGTCAATCGTTTTTGAATCTCCCACTACAATTGAACCTACCGGTGCACCAAGGCCTTTGGAAAAGCACATGGAAACAGTATCAAAATACTTTGCAAATTCCTTTAAAGCCGTACCTGTGGCAACAGAAGCATTCCACAGCCTTGCTCCGTCAAGGTGCATTTTAATTCCATACTTGTCAGCAAGCGCTCTGATCTCTTTTATTTTCTCAAGAGGAAAAATCTTTCCGCCAGCCCTGTTTAATGTGTTTTCAAGACATATTAGTGAGGTCGGGGGAAAGTGGATATTGTCCTGCCTTATTGCAGGTTCAATCTCTTCTGCAGTTAAGATACCGTTTGCAGATTT belongs to bacterium and includes:
- the ltaE gene encoding low-specificity L-threonine aldolase, which encodes MIADLRSDTFTKPGKEMRQVMANAEVGDDVFGEDPTVNRLQEKVAEMTGKEAGLFVASGTMGNQVAVNTLTQPGQEVILDAEAHIFFYEAGAPALLSGVQLRPVKSANGILTAEEIEPAIRQDNIHFPPTSLICLENTLNRAGGKIFPLEKIKEIRALADKYGIKMHLDGARLWNASVATGTALKEFAKYFDTVSMCFSKGLGAPVGSIVVGDSKTIDRARRYRKIYGGGMRQAGIIAAGALYAVENNFDRVAEDHKHAKILAETINSLNGFEVDLDSVQTNIVIVTVTHERLNAQDAADMLAEKHVLVLALGERMLRLVTHLDVSREEVFYAADVLKELFG